One region of Kazachstania africana CBS 2517 chromosome 3, complete genome genomic DNA includes:
- the GCN20 gene encoding putative AAA family ATPase GCN20 (similar to Saccharomyces cerevisiae GCN20 (YFR009W); ancestral locus Anc_1.366), translating to MASIGSQVRKVSTSIDPIVTDYAVGYFNHLSKKTFDSVQSKQLNLPEEVSFVGDLLVNAGADKSQIDELAENILQQLTLQLNENQAKLEITGDTSKRLLDINVLQSHNNKANINASLDRLGVNGDIEHTGRKMETRVDLKKLAKAEQKIAKKVAKRNNKFVKYEASKLIDEQKNDDYDSFFLKINPLDFGAGAGKSKDIKIDTFDLYVGDGQRILSDTNLSLSYGRRYGLVGQNGIGKSTLLRALSRRELNVPKHISILHVEQELRGDETLALQSVLDADVWRKQLLSEETKINSRLKEIENLRTEFDEDSLEIKKLDNESQDLDNHLMQIAEKLADMESDKAEARAASILYGLGFSTEAQQKPTNSFSGGWRMRLSLARALFCQPDLLLLDEPSNMLDVPSIAYLSEYLKTYPATLLVVSHDRAFLNEVATDIIYQHNERLDYYRGQDFDTFYKTKEERRKNAQKEYENQMAYRKHLQEFIDKYRYNAAKSQEAQSRIKKLEKLPVLEPPEEDKSVTFHFPECEKLSPPIIQLQDVSFGYDEKNLLLKDVNLDVQMDSRIALVGANGCGKTTLLKVMMEQLRPLQGYVSRNGRLRIGYFTQHHVDSMDLTTSAVDWMSKTFPGKNDEEYRRHLGAFGITGSLGLQKMQLLSGGQKSRVAFAALCLNNPHILILDEPSNHLDTTGLDALIDALKNFSGGVLMVSHDISVINSVCNEIWVSEEGTVKKFGGSIYDYRDHIISLANDAGVVKKH from the coding sequence ATGGCATCTATTGGTTCACAAGTTCGCAAAGTTAGTACATCAATCGATCCGATTGTAACCGATTATGCAGTCGGTTATTTCAATCACTTATCCAAGAAGACTTTCGATTCTGTTCAAAGTAAACAGTTGAACTTACCAGAAGAGGTTAGCTTTGTAGGTGACTTATTGGTAAACGCAGGTGCTGATAAAAGtcaaattgatgaattagCTGAAAATATCCTTCAACAATTGACTTTACAACTAAATGAAAATCAAGCTAAATTAGAAATCACAGGTGATACATCGAAAAGATTATTGGACATTAATGTTTTACAAAGTCATAACAATAAAGCTAATATTAATGCATCCCTAGACCGTCTGGGTGTTAATGGTGATATTGAACACACAGGTAGAAAAATGGAAACAAGagttgatttgaaaaaattggcgAAAGCTGAACAAAAAATTGCTAAGAAAGTGGCTAAGAGAAATAATAAGTTTGTCAAATATGAAGCTTCTAAATTGATTGATGAACAAAAGAATGATGATTAtgattctttcttcttgaaaatcAACCCTCTCGACTTTGGTGCTGGCGCAGGGAAATCCAAAGATATTAAGATTGACACTTTTGACTTATATGTCGGTGATGGTCAAAGAATTCTATCCGACACTAACTTATCTTTAAGTTATGGTCGCAGATACGGTCTTGTCGGTCAAAACGGTATTGGTAAATCAACATTATTGAGAGCCCTATCAAGAAGAGAACTAAATGTCCCAAAgcatatttcaattttacaCGTTGAACAAGAACTAAGAGGTGATGAAACTTTAGCTCTTCAAAGTGTCTTGGACGCAGATGTGTGGAGAAAACAATTATTGTctgaagaaacaaaaatcaACTCAagattaaaagaaattgaaaacttaAGAACTGAATTCGATGAAGACAGCTTAGAAATTAAAAAGTTAGATAATGAAAGCCAAGATTTAGATAACCATTTAATGCAAattgctgaaaaattggCTGACATGGAATCTGATAAGGCAGAGGCCAGAGCAGCCTCTATTTTGTACGGTTTAGGTTTTAGTACCGAAGCCCAACAAAAACCAACAAACTCTTTCTCCGGTGGTTGGAGAATGAGATTATCTTTAGCGAGAGCTCTATTTTGTCAACCTGATCTTCTGTTATTAGATGAACCTTCTAATATGTTGGATGTTCCATCTATTGCGTATCTTTCAGAATATTTAAAGACATACCCCGCAACTCTTTTAGTCGTTTCCCATGACCGTGCATTTTTAAATGAAGTTGCAACCGACATCATATATCAACATAACGAAAGATTGGATTACTACAGGGGTCAAGATTTCGATACATTCtataaaacaaaagagGAACGTAGAAAGAATGCTCAAAAGGAATATGAAAATCAAATGGCTTACAGAAAGCATCTACAAGAATTCATCGATAAGTATAGATACAATGCAGCTAAATCACAAGAAGCACAAtcaagaattaaaaaacttgaaaaattaccaGTATTGGAACCGCCTGAAGAAGACAAAAGCGTCACATTTCATTTCCCAGAATGTGAAAAACTGTCTCCACCAATTATTCAATTACAAGATGTTTCCTTCGGttatgatgaaaaaaatttgttgttAAAGGATGTTAATTTGGATGTCCAAATGGATTCTAGAATCGCATTGGTAGGTGCAAATGGTTGTGGTAAAACAACATTATTGAAGGTGATGATGGAGCAATTGAGACCTCTACAAGGTTATGTCTCTAGAAACGGTAGACTACGTATAGGCTATTTTACCCAACATCATGTTGATTCTATGGACCTGACAACGTCAGCTGTAGACTGGATGTCAAAAACTTTCCCAggtaaaaatgatgaagaatacAGACGTCATTTGGGTGCTTTTGGTATCACTGGTAGTTTGGGTTTACAAAAAATGCAATTACTATCTGGTGGTCAGAAGTCTCGTGTAGCTTTTGCCGCTTTATGTTTGAATAATCCTcatattttaattttggatGAACCTTCCAATCATTTAGACACTACTGGTCTTGATGCCTTGATCGATGCGttgaaaaacttttcaGGTGGTGTTCTGATGGTTTCTCACGATATTTCTGTCATTAATAGTGTCTGTAATGAAATTTGGGTTTCTGAAGAAGGTACAGTTAAAAAATTCGGTGGTTCTATTTACGATTACAGAGATCATATCATATCGCTGGCTAACGATGCTGGTGTTGTCAAGAAGCATTAA
- the DIS3 gene encoding exosome catalytic subunit DIS3 (similar to Saccharomyces cerevisiae DIS3 (YOL021C); ancestral locus Anc_1.367) — MSTQTVLAGRKRLSEGLTVTQKVFVRSRNGGATKIVREHYLRNDIPCFSKACTECSKILVPDANDKLPTFVLSENPAKLGKLGKHYVVVDTNIVLLAMDLLENPNCFFDVIVPQIVLDEVRNRSYPVYTRLRNLCGANDDTKRFIVFHNEFHEMTYVNRKPEESINDRNDRAIRKTCEWYANHLKDQGINIVLLTNDRLNRESVTKKDNFITKSLYQYADTLPNSDEIKDLIPNYDLTDTTNNEIAKEDLAEFTYPEYYSQARILGGLKSGVLYQGNVQISEYNFLEGSVTLPRFSKPVLIVGQENLNRAFNGDQVIVELLPQSEWKAPSSIALDSEHFDVNDNPDIDEESEENVNQNGGASIISDKQRRLLAKDAILAQKAKKVQPTARVVGITRRSWRLYVGQIAPNSVDLQSNGTQNVFVILMDKCLPKIRIRTRRANELLDKRIVIAVDDWPATHKYPLGHFVRDLGGIETVEAETEALLLEHDVEYRPFSRKVLECLPAEGHDWKTPSNIKDPEALANDPLLAKRTDLRDKLICSIDPPGCVDIDDALHAKRLPNGNWEVGVHIADVTHFVKPGTALDAEGASRGTSVYLVDKRIDMLPMLLGTDLCSLKPYVDRFAFSVIWELNEDADIVNVDFTKSVIRSREAFSYEQAQVRIDDSNQKDELTLGMRALLHLSKKLKQKRLDAGALNLASPEVKVHMDSETSDPGEVEIKKLLATNSLVEEFMLLANISVARKIYDAFPQTAMLRRHAAPPSTNFELLNEMLHQRKNMTISLESSKALADSLDRCIDPQDAYFNTLVRIMSTRCMMAAQYFYSGAYSYPDFKHYGLAVDIYTHFTSPIRRYCDVVAHRQLAAAIDYEPLSLMHRDKNKMDMVCRNINKKHRNAQFAGRASIEYYVGQVMRNNESVETGYVIKVFNNGIVVLVPKFGVEGLIRLENLADDVNAAQFDEVEFKLSFTAKGSGEKKNIHVFDKVEVEVKSVLDPVTSKRKAELLLK, encoded by the coding sequence ATGTCAACCCAAACTGTGCTAGCAGGTAGAAAGAGATTATCTGAAGGCCTGACAGTAACGCAGAAGGTTTTTGTCAGATCACGCAATGGTGGCGctacaaaaattgttaGAGAACATTATTTAAGAAATGATATTCCATGCTTCTCAAAAGCGTGCACTGAATGTTCTAAAATTCTAGTCCCCGATGCTAATGACAAACTACCAACATTTGTATTATCTGAAAACCCTGCCAAATTAGGAAAATTAGGTAAACATTACGTAGTGGTAGATACCAACATTGTGTTACTTGCCATGGACCTCTtagaaaatccaaattgTTTCTTCGATGTAATCGTTCCCCAAATTGTTTTAGACGAAGTTAGAAACAGATCGTATCCTGTCTATACAAGATTGAGAAATTTATGTGGAGCTAATGATGATACCAAAAGATTTATTGTATTTCATAATGAGTTTCATGAAATGACTTATGTGAATAGGAAACCTGAGGAAAGCATTAACGATAGAAATGATAGAGCTATCAGAAAAACGTGTGAATGGTATGCAAATCATTTGAAGGACCAAGGAATCAATATTGTCCTCCTTACAAATGATCGTCTCAACAGAGAATCTGTAACTAAAAAAGACAACTTTATTACAAAGAGTTTGTATCAATATGCAGATACTCTTCCAAATAGtgatgaaatcaaagatTTAATTCCAAATTATGACTTAACTGACACAACTAACAATGAGATAGCAAAAGAGGATTTGGCTGAATTTACATACCCGGAATATTATTCTCAAGCAAGAATTTTAGGTGGTTTAAAAAGTGGTGTACTGTACCAAGGTAATGTGCAAATTTCCGAATATAATTTCTTGGAAGGCTCTGTTACTTTACCAAGATTTTCTAAACCCGTGTTAATAGTAGGACAAGAAAATCTGAACAGAGCATTCAACGGAGATCAAGTTATCGTTGAATTGTTACCACAATCTGAATGGAAGGCTCCATCTTCTATTGCATTGGATTCTGAACATTTTGATGTTAATGATAACCCTGATatagatgaagaaagtgaagaaaatgtCAACCAAAATGGTGGTGCCTCAATAATTTCCGATAAGCAACGTAGACTACTAGCAAAAGATGCTATATTGGCCCAAAAAGCCAAAAAAGTTCAGCCAACTGCTAGAGTTGTAGGAATTACCAGAAGATCATGGAGACTTTATGTTGGTCAGATTGCACCAAACTCCGTTGACTTGCAAAGTAACGGAACTCAAAATGTATTCGTCATTTTAATGGACAAGTGCTTGCCAAAGATTAGAATACGTACGAGACGTGCtaatgaattattagataAAAGAATCGTTATCGCAGTAGACGACTGGCCAGCTACCCATAAATATCCTTTAGGCCATTTCGTCAGAGATTTAGGTGGAATTGAAACGGTAGAAGCAGAGACGGAAGCACTATTATTAGAACACGATGTTGAATATAGACCATTTTCCAGGAAAGTTTTAGAATGTTTGCCTGCTGAAGGCCATGACTGGAAGACTCCTTCCAATATAAAGGATCCCGAGGCACTCGCCAATGATCCATTATTAGCAAAGAGAACAGATTTGAGAGATAAGTTGATTTGTAGTATTGATCCTCCTGGATGTGTAGATATCGATGATGCTTTGCATGCAAAACGATTACCGAACGGAAACTGGGAAGTGGGTGTACATATTGCTGATGTGACGCATTTTGTAAAACCAGGTACAGCTTTAGACGCGGAAGGCGCCTCCAGAGGTACATCAGTTTATCTTGTTGACAAACGTATTGATATGCTTCCAATGCTATTAGGTACTGACTTATGTTCTTTAAAACCTTATGTTGATAGATTTGCTTTCTCTGTTATTTGggaattgaatgaagatgCAGATATTGTCAACGTCGACTTCACAAAATCAGTGATAAGGTCAAGAGAAGCATTTTCTTACGAACAAGCTCAAGTACGAATTGATGATTCAAACCAGAAGGATGAACTTACTTTAGGTATGAGAGCTTTACTACATTTATCCAAAAAGCTAAAGCAAAAGAGATTAGATGCAGGTGCATTAAATTTAGCATCCCCAGAAGTAAAAGTTCATATGGACAGCGAAACATCCGATCCAGGTGAGGtggaaataaaaaagcTTCTGGCTACCAATTCTTTAGTCGAAGAATTTATGTTACTAGCAAATATTTCCGTAGCGAGAAAGATATATGATGCTTTCCCTCAAACCGCTATGTTAAGACGTCATGCTGCACCACCATCtaccaattttgaattactAAACGAAATGTTGCATCAACGTAAGAACATGACAATATCACTAGAATCGTCAAAAGCTTTGGCAGATTCGTTAGATAGATGTATCGACCCTCAGGACGCATACTTCAACACTTTAGTACGTATTATGTCTACTCGTTGTATGATGGCCGcccaatatttttattccGGTGCCTATTCGTATCCTGACTTCAAGCATTATGGTTTAGCCGTCGATATTTATACCCATTTCACATCTCCAATTAGACGTTACTGTGACGTTGTTGCGCATAGACAATTAGCTGCAGCTATTGATTACGAGCCATTGAGTTTAATGCACAGGGACAAAAATAAGATGGACATGGTATGCAGAAATATCAACAAAAAGCACAGAAATGCACAATTTGCCGGTAGAGCAAGTATTGAGTACTATGTTGGACAAGTTATGAGAAATAATGAATCGGTGGAAACAGGTTATGTCATTAAAGTGTTCAACAATGGTATTGTTGTATTGGTTCCCAAATTTGGTGTTGAAGGTTTGATTagattagaaaatttggcGGATGATGTAAATGCCGCTcaatttgatgaagttgaaTTCAAACTATCATTCACAGCAAAGGGTAGCggtgaaaagaaaaatattcatgTTTTTGACAAGGTTGAAGTTGAAGTTAAATCAGTGCTAGATCCTGTTACCAGCAAACGTAAAGCTGAGTTACTATTAAAATGA